The sequence TTGGACACCAAGTTTGTTAtggaatattatataataatttttctcgTTAGTCACTATTTATTACTCCACATTtcataccttataaaaaaaactgtcaGATATAAAATGTGGAagtaaataatgactgatgtatAACAAAATTCTAATACATATTGCATCCTCTGCAAAATTTGAGTTTTCATATTGAAATAGAGTTTGCATGGGatttttgctttgaaaaatgaTGCTGGTTGTTAAGTTTATGGGTTGGAAGTAATTATAAGGGGGTTGGAGGTTGTCTTTCATTTGAAATTGATGTGCTTCTTAttgttatgaaatgaaatggatgaaaatgaaagactttaataatgaaaattaatttgcaATTGTTTTTGCTTGAAAATGGATGGCAGGCATCTATTTAGTATAAAATGTGaggcattttttttaacaagtgaaataattaaaatactttatattttacattaaatagATATTATAAATCTCATgtaatccaaaaagaaaaaacgacAGAAATGTTGGTTGGTTTTGCTAGAAGagtgaaaaaaattgatgaccCTCCATTTTGTTGTACTAGGTGTGGCTTTGCCCTAGGATGATAGAAACATAGCAGTGGTAGTTACCAAACAATTTGAATCCAACAATTTTAGGTAAAATGGATGTCCAATTATAAGAAGTTTAGGCAGGTATAGGAACTTTTCCTTCCATTAAGGATTTGCTATGCATGAAACTATAATCTTGATCATATTTGGTATGCGCATCTCAGTTGGATcgctggtttggattcagaaatcatctcatctcatctcatagttataactttttcaaattttcacataaaatataataaacaattcaattttttcaaaatctcaaaacaataataatattaaaaaataatattctaataatattttattcaatttatctcatttcatctcatctcaactcatcatctaAACGAGCAGAATTGTTAACTTTACTAGCAATGCTAAATACAAACTTTATTGTACATGTCCGAGGCAAGCCTCTCTCTAGGCAATCCAAGGCAGAggattggattggattggatGATATGTCAAATTGCCCCAACAGTGAGTCGCACGCAGTCCCCCAGATTGGAGTAGCTGAAAACCTAAAGCGTGAGCAGCCGGTTGTAATGGTTGATAGGAGCAGTGCCTCTCAGAAGTCAGAAAGGGGATTTGCTTGGTGCAGGTTCAACATGTCATAGGAGCCGCAAAGTCTCTCTTGGTTCATATTGCATCCTTCTTCCATGGACCACGCCCTCACATGCTTTCTAATCACATGCCCCACTCCTCGTTTCATGTTGGTGGATCACATTCATCATCCCCTGAAACCATGCCCCATTCCTCATCATCCCCCACCTAACCCAATAATTGTCTGACCACACCGGACTCAAGTTTTGTTGATATTCtaagaaaaaattgtatttgcaaGTCGTGGAGAATTTGACTtgcaaattaaatcttattatatcaACAGTTTGAAGGGTGTATCATCTACTCTGCTGACTTAAAAACGGAAAGACTATTTCTAGCAAGAGTACCAAGCAGTTTAAACGAAGAACTTAAACTTAGAGCAGTCCCAAATTGACTCATCCATACCTTCATTCCCTGAatcataatatatttcaaagtaAATGAACTCTGATTGTCATAAGTTCATAAATATTTCGTTTCGAAACAGATTAATCGGTCTTAACATAGTCCCTAAAACGCTTCGTCGAATCTCCATGTTCATCCTCCTTTCTCATATTTACCACTGCCCTATGaaagaaatctgaaactttACCTTCAAATGCTATGAAATTTTACCCTTCGCATGCTCATGCAGAAACAATAGTTTAACTGACACTGACTGGGAATTATGGAGTCCCTAGATAAACTCTAGGTAAACACCACACTGCAGACAGGAATTATGTACAAAATAAACGTTGTCCCAACATTCTAATTAGCCAAAACATATATTTTCAGAGTCGTTTTGAAAACATGAAATTTCAACACACCCAATTTCTTAGGCcctcaaatctaaaaattttgccaccacaaaagaaattaaaattgtgAACAACAACAAAGCAAGTCAAAGTGGAATCCATTGCGGACATCTGACACGAGAAAACTGATGATTACATGACCTGCAGGTTATAGAATAGATAATTCTGGAAAACTGCAAAACTCAAACTGATAATCTCGTTGTTCACAACATCAAGTATCATAAAccattaagaaagaaaatgccTGAGCTACCTAAGAAACAGTCCTCaatgtgaaaagaaaagggCCTCACTCTTCCAATATTTTTGAACCTAATGGGACTTCACATATTCCTGAATAACATTGTAACCCTCTGTCTGCTCTCCAAAATCCTGCAAGACAATTGAACAATTAGGTTTCAGAAGACTGTCTGTGAATGTCTCTTTCCCTTGAGAATCAGAACTGTATATAAAATCCTGCCATTCAGTGGAATGGATGTGCCTTTTACCTTCACTACGACGCAGGAGCAACCAACCACCTTTCTTGCTTTCCCTTCAGAGTCAATTTTACACAGCTGCGTGCACAAATGAAACACAACAATCAATCTAAAAGGTGATAGCCAAAAGAAAATGTGCATACCAAACAACAAAAAAGCAGGAAAGTGAACTGTTTGTATATAGTGCAATGACATTAATACAGCCATGCCTCACTAGCAGGTGACTAGAATGCTTTGGATTAATAAGATGCACCATGAGTAAGTACATGGTGAATGGCAGATCAATAATTACATGATAAACAACATTCCAATTATCTGCCACAAACAAACTACATCTACTAAAGAGCATAGAAGCAATGAAAGTGGAACTAAAGACACAAGAAACATTAGGGAAATGATGGACCAGTTAGACCAAGGacaattttttaatcactaataaatatttattgatagCAACAAAAGCAACTCAATTACATAGGGAGTATATAGAAAGCTAGGCAAAAGTCATTGTTCAAATAAAAGTCATGGCCTATCTATTTGTAAGTGTCTAAAGCACTAATTTACTTCCcaagtataataaataatgatataatagtgtgtgtgtgtgtgtgtgtgtgtgtgagagagagagagagagagagagatcatttgACCCGCATAATAAGAATTATAATAGAGTTCCCTTATCCAGCaaattttcactatttataCATGATGgcaaataataacaataataatagtatttgCAAGTAAAATTATTCACAGAACATAACAGCTAActaaacaattaaatttcacTTACGCCAGCCCACTCGCCGAGATTTTTAGCACTAGGCACTGTCATTAGTTTGACATTGTGATCAGCACAAAGAGCCTTCACCAGTTTGAAGTAATCTGGCTGGTCACAATCCTCGGCTAACACACACAGCTGCGCAGCATGCTTTTCAATCACCTTGGCACCTTCATGGAGCCCTCTTGCAAGCCCACTATGAGCAAGTGACTTCCTCAAAACAAGCTGCAAGGCAGTCATGATATCCATGGTTTCACCCAGAGGTGCAGCCATAGTCTCAGTTGCAACAGAACCTTCTTCTCTGCAATAGCCATAAATGGAAAAAGGTGAACTAGAAATCCACCAACACAGAGATGAAGAGCACTTTTATGAATAAACACAATTCTCTAAATAAAccataacaaaaaattaattgcCAGTAAATTATGGGTTTCAGGATAGAGGATCAAGTACTTAACGATGTCCTTAAGAACCAAAAACTTTAATCCAAATCCTCAAGTGCATGCTTCCAGGAGTGTTAGCATTTCATTGCAGCTAATGAGGGTTTTATTTGTGTGAGAAAATCGATATGCCAGGTACAAAGAcgattaaaacaaataaaggtACTGTATACTGCTATTCCATTCATATTTACCCTATGAGTTGGAGTGGTAGAGTTTTGTCCCTGGCTTTTTCTACAGGAAGCCTGATGtctctagctatatatatatatatatatatatatatataaaataaaaaataaaaaataaactcttatTAGGACAAGGATTTAAACTAATCTACTGCATGCAAAACCCAGTCTATGATCCAAAATCTCACATCCCATAACATGTGTGACCGAAAGTAGCTCTAACTTAGTCGCACATATTTAAAGCGTCAGAAAAAtcagaagaaaaattctatttaaaagaCGGTGTGGATAACACACCTAGTAAAATgcttatatgacataatttgatttagaagagaaattttaaaaattgaatcttatcaatcaaatcttacaatttAAATGATGTGGATGGTGTGGTACTCTATACActgacttgagaatataataactcaaACCAGAATTAGTTTTCGTAAAACACAAATGTAGCATCAAAATAGTCGACAGGAACAAGAAACTAAAGAGACACGAGATTTTATCTCCTCATTTCCAAATGGAAGAGGACGGCAAAAAATCTACCACCAATCCATCCAGCCACAAATGAAGTAGGGAAACCACTAATGCCAAATTATTGGGATTTCTAAACTAATCTACAGAGTGTGTAACTTGTATGAAAAACAAGCACTAAAGCAAAAAGtcagtatatttattttaacattataattaAGATGAGAGCAAAGAAATGGAGCAATAAAATTCACATACCCCGACATCTCTGGTTGATGGCCAAATAAGATGTCACTTCCTGGTGCCAAAAATAATAACCAAAACGTCAACCAAATTGTAAGGGATTCAAACACAATAATCTGTCAACTAATTCTCCAACTATAATTCTTAACGTGCTAGCTAAGGTTGAAGTCCAACTCAACAATCAACATTACTAAATTATCAGATTTGGGCAACACAACTTCATATCAAGGATTCTTAGAAACATGCTAAAAAGAGGTACATAAAAACCCCAGAGACctgcaaataaataaaacagggGGGTAGTGGTCCT comes from Juglans microcarpa x Juglans regia isolate MS1-56 chromosome 8S, Jm3101_v1.0, whole genome shotgun sequence and encodes:
- the LOC121244791 gene encoding 40S ribosomal protein S12-like, which produces MCSSQSTSLSTASGFQCRSAKDRLQGSDILFGHQPEMSGEEGSVATETMAAPLGETMDIMTALQLVLRKSLAHSGLARGLHEGAKVIEKHAAQLCVLAEDCDQPDYFKLVKALCADHNVKLMTVPSAKNLGEWAGLCKIDSEGKARKVVGCSCVVVKDFGEQTEGYNVIQEYVKSH